A segment of the Lycium ferocissimum isolate CSIRO_LF1 chromosome 5, AGI_CSIRO_Lferr_CH_V1, whole genome shotgun sequence genome:
TATTTTTGACCATTTAActctaaaagaatttaaaaagcAGTCCTGTGTACGCTGCTAGAGACCAAAATGTTTTTGTTGACCCATCCCAATTAAATACTATAGGAATCTTGAGTTCTTTGTTGCTCGAGTACTTCTATATAAGCTTGCTTGAAATCTCTTTGCATTACAGCAACTCCAATATGAAGCACATTTTAGctttcttttgcttttcatGGCTTCTTTTTCTATTGGTTACCCCAAGCTTGGGGCAGCCGTTCAAGGCAGTAAATCTTGGTGCTTGGCTTGTGTCTGAGGGCTGGATGACACCTTGGCTCTTTGATAACATTGTTAACAAAGATCTTCTGGTAAAACATATTATATactctctatttcaatttatttgtcttatttcctttttactgtgtttcaaaaagaatgtcattttctatatttagtattAAAGGTTTACACGCAAGAGCCTATATGACACATTTAAGACTACAAGGTCAAGGGTCATTTTTGGTATATTGCACACGTCTTTAGTTTAATACCGcaagatttaaaaattttaaattccgTGCCGAATCAAactagacaaacaaattgaaaaggAGAGAGTATGCTAAATAGAAAACTAAAGGTTGCAATCTTTTATTTTCCATACTTGTACTAATATATATTTTGGTTCTTGATTGTACTACTCTAGGATGGAACTCAAATCCAACTGAAGTCGACGATGCTGAATCAATATGTTGCTGCAGAGAATGGTGGGGGTACAAATTTGCTTGCAAACCGCGACAACCCATCTGGTTGGGAAACTTTTACTGTTAAGTTCCTACTCTTTGCCTTTCAATTCATTACTCTGAGTACTCTTCATTGTgtttattaattatttctttcaaaaaactaACTTTGATTTCGTCCTGGTTTTATTGAAGTTATGGAGATTGAATGACACTTTCTTCAACCTGAAAGTTTTTAACAAATAGTTCGTTGGGAAGTCTAACCAAGGAAGTAATGCAGTTGCAGTAGCAACAACCCCTGGTGATACTGAAACCTTTCAAATTATAAGAAATGGCGATGATCCATCTAAAGTTCTCCTTAAAGCTTCCAATGACCAATTTCTACAGGTCTTTCCTCTATTAATCTTTACATGCATCTGTGACTTTAACAGAATATTCACTATTAAAAACAGCTACATGCTGAAATATAATAACTAGAATATTAAggcaagaaacaaagaaaaaggcGATGCATTCACCAATAGATGGACAATAACCATGCCTTTACATTAAGTAAATAGATTGACTACCAATTTTCTGTAAAGGAAATTGAACAATATGttgtttgaaattttgaaggcAAAATCAGGATCTTCGGTGACAATAGATTATCAAGGCAGTACTGACTGGTCGGACCAAAATCCTTACATATTTAAGATGACCATTGTTTCTTCCTTAAGTGGAGAATACCAATTAACAAATGGATATGGCCCAGATAAAGCTCCCCAAGTTATGCAGGTAAGTAATCATGTGAAACATTCTTGGCTTAGGCCCCAATTTATGAAATTCATGTatgatttttttcccttttttgcaAATTTGTGTAGAACCATTGGAACACTTATATTAAGGAAGACGATTTTATATTCATGTCCCAAAATGGGATTAATGCGGTTAGAATTCCAGTAGGATGGTGGATCAAATATGATCAGACACCACCAAAACCATTTGTTGGAGGTTCACTTCaagctttagataatgcttttAATTGGGCTGAGTAAGTTTCTATACTTTATAGCTAAGACGTCTTTTTAaggtactgaatatgtaaaggtCTAAATTTTTCAAAACCTTTCTTGCAGAAAACACAATATAAAGGTTATAATAGACCTTCATGCGTATTCTAGGATCACAAAATGGGAACGACCATAGTGCAACTAGAGATGGATCTGCAGAGTGGGGAGATTCCAAAATTGGGGAAACAGTTGAAGTCATAGACTTCTTAACGAAAAGGTTATTAAAAAATCATCAATccattttgggaaaattttaaaatcaaaagtcGTTAGCTACATAACTTTTGTCAATTGACAAATAAAATTTCAGGTATGCTAATAGGCCAGGTCTTGTAGCAATAGAACTGATGAACGAGCCTCACGCACAATATGTTCCTTTGAATACCCTAATCAAGTACTACCAAGCTGGTTATGACGCAGTGAGGAAGTATAATAGTACTGCCTACGTGATCTTATCGAATAGATTGGGTAATGCAAAGAACACAGAGCTCCTTTCGTTTGCTCATGGCCTTCCTCGCTCGGTTATAGACGTCCATTACTACAATCTCTACTCAGACGAATTTAACCAATTTAACGTACAACAGAACATCAACTACATATACAACCAACGGGCATCAACACTCGGAGAAATTACTCAATCTAATGGCCCCTTAACCTTTGTAGGTGAGTCCAAAATTTTAGTTCAAGAATTTTCAATGCTAATACTATTACGTCGGCTTGTTTTCCTTATAATATGTAGAATGAATTGCAGGAGAATGGGTTAACGAGTTTGCGAATGGGACTAAATCAAACCAAGATTATCAGAACTTTGGCAAAGCACAGTTAGATGTGTATGGAAGAGCAACCTTTGGATGGGCGTATTGGTCATACAAGTGTCAATATGATCATTGGAGTCTAAGGAATATGATTGAGAAGGGAATCATAAACCTCAAGTGAAGAAAGCTAAGTCTTGCTTGGTCCTTTAGGACTATATATGCTAAACAAGTCCTTGGACAAGTGCATTGCACGTGTATCCTGCTAATTAGTAGATCATGTTATAATTTGTAGTTGTCCACATTAAAATTCTTTCACCTTTTATCTTTTGATTAAAACTGGTATaaccttttctcttttttattaaaACTTACTTTTTTGTTTACCAATATGTGTTGTTTTAATTCATATTGttgaaattataataaaattcaatGCAACAAAGAGATGTTTGAACAATTTTGATTTTCCCGTTCTTCTAATATAGTATTAGATATTCAACTTGTCGATTTCCTTATTTTTCATACGTAAACAACATTGTCTACAATTTGTTTATGAATGTTGACTACATGGTTGTAAATACTTCACGTTTTTTCGCCTTGTCTTTAAGAAGTTATAGACTCCTTTTACAATTTTATATGTATCAAGAAGCTGCCATTGAATAAAAGTATTTGTAAAAGTTGTACATAAATTCAAATACTAACATATATCCTCCTTAGAATGTTTAGTTGATTGTTGTCAAGTAATAGCTCAAAAAAGATATACAATTTTAGCAATGGTTGAAAAATGACCCGTGCAACAAAATTGCTTAAAGGACATCTCAAAACACACTCTTGAACTTAGATCTACACCTCATTCCCCGCACCTGTTAACGTAGGCCCCAAATTATCAACTGATGATCCAGGCCCAAGTTTAAATAATATGAATACAAGTCCACATTGTGTATGATTGTATTTTACTGTTTAGTCCTTGTATTTCGTTATGTTTTGAACCATATAAATAGTTAAGTGAATATTCTAGTTGTAATAACAAAAAATCAGTCTTATCTTcaacttcatcatcatcatcatcatcatcatcatcatcatcatcatcttcttcttcttcttcttcttcttcttcatcatcatcttcatcattatcttcttcatcatcttcatcatcatcatgatcatcatcttcttcttcatcatcatcatcttctttttctcctcatCTTATATCGTCTCTCTCCTCTTCTCCTCCCTCTTCTTCCTTCTTAtccttctctcttctcttctcctctAGAATTAATTTATCCTTCTTCGCTCCTTCTGAATATCCTTttttctcctcctccttctccttcttcttcttcttcttcttcttttcttcttttcttcttctcctcctctaATTCTcctatctttcttcttcttcttcttcttcttcttcttcttctccttctcttctccttccttctccttcttcttcttcttctcatctccttcttctctctccttctccttctttctctcttcttctccttcttctcctcctttttctccttcttcttcttcctccttctATCTTCCTCCTCCTCATCCTCCTCCTGTCCTTcttctcttctccttctcctcctccttcttctcttCCCTTCCATATTCCTCCTTCTCCTCCTAtcttttctccttctccttcttcttcttctccttctcctccttctcttcttcttcttcttctccttcttcttcctccttctcCTTCCTCCTTCTTCCTCtcctcttctcctcctcctcctcctcctccttcctcctcctcctcctccttctcctcctccttcttctttcttcttcttaacttcttcttcttcttcttcttctcttcttctcctcctccttctcttctccttctctttctccttctcttcctccttctcctcatccttcttctccttcttctcctccttctcttcttcttcctcttctcctcctcctccttctccttcctcctcctcctccttcctcctccttccttcttcttcttcttcttcttcttcttcttccttccttcttctccttcttcttctcctccttctcttcttcttcttctccttcttctcctcctccccttcctcctcctcctcctcctccttctcttcttcttcttcttcttcttcttcttcttcttcttcttcttctcatccttcttctcctacttcttcctcttccttcttcttcttcttctcctcctccttctcctccttctcctcctttctcttcttctccCTCCTTCTCCTTCGTCTCCTTCGTCTCttccttcttctctttctcctccttcttccttcttctccttctcttcATTCTTCTCATCCTCCTTCctccttctcttcttcttcttcttcttcttcttcttcttctttttcttcttcttctcttcgtcctccttctcctcctctttctcccttctcctccttctcctactcctcctcctcctcctccttcttcttcttcttcttcttcttcttcttcttcttcttcttcttcttcttcttcttcttcttctgcttcttctcctcctcctcctcctcctcctcctcctcctcctcctcctccttcttcttcttcttcttcttcttcttcttcttcttcttcttcttcttcttcttcctcttctccttctcctttttctcctcttcatcctccttcctcctcctcctcctcctcctcctccttcttcttcttctcctcctcttcATTCTTatcctctttctcttcttctcctcctcctcctcctctttatccttctttctcctccttcttcttcttctctctcctctttctccttctcctccttaTTATCCTTTCTCCTCCTCCTTCCTTCTAGaatccttctcctcctcctttctctcttctccttcttcttcttcttcttcttcttccttcttcttcttcttcttcttcttcttcttcttcttcttcttctctattTTAGAGTTTGTTTTCTCGCATAAATTTTGATTCTCTGTACATCAaacatggtatcagagtggGTTTTTGAGACGATCTAGATCTTCTCTATCATCTGATGTTACCCGTGAAGGATTTAGCCGAATTTTTTTCGCCAATTTGAATTTTTCGCTGGAGTTTTAGGTTTTTTTTGGGTGGTTTTCAAGTGTTCTCTGAGAATCCAGAGGCGGCGTATATAATAGAAGATCTTACTTCTTCAGGTTTTGAACAAGGAcggtaaatttatttttcctatATTGATAGTTATCGATCTCGGTTTTTTCCTAAATGGGTCAAGGCAGCAGCATATAAAAAGGTTCAAGAAAAGGAAGTAATCAACTTCATTTGGAATCATATCATCTGTCGGTTCGGGATCTCTAAAGAAATCACTTATGACAACAGGCCTCAGTTTATTGGAGCTAAGATAAAAAAATTTCCCCAagaatcgaacatcaaaagaatcacTTCTTTTCCCTATCATTCCAGTGGTAATGGTCAGGCGGAGTCAACTAACAAGACGGTCatccaaaatttgaagaagaagctagAAGATGCCAAAGGGCCATGGTCGTCAAAGCAACCAGAAGTGTTGTGGGCTTACAGAGCCACAGCAAAATCCATTACCGGTGAAACACTTTTCTCCCTTGTATATGGGGCGGAGGAGTTGATTATGGTAGAAGTCGGAGCTTATTGTCTAAGGTACAACTGGGCACAAGAACAATCCAATGATGAAGGAATGCTAGTACAGTTGAATTTACTGGAAGAGCACAGAGATTTCGCGTATGTCCGGATGGTTGCACAAAAATAACAAACGGAGCATTACTAAAATCGTCGCACCAACCTCCGCATTTCAAAATTGGGGAATTGATGCTACGAAAGGTAAAACGAAGTACTCGGATGCAAATGCGAGAAAATTAGGTCCAAATTGGGAAGGCCCGTACAAGATGATCAGTATTATTGGTAGAGGATCGTATACACTAGAGCATGGAGATGGTAACCAGGTCCCCAGTAATTAGAATGTTAGTTTCCTCAAAAGGTATTACACTTAGCGGGAAAACGGTGGCCGGTGGCActgcactctttttcctttcGATCGGTTTTTGTCCCAATTGGATTTTtttggcaaggtttttaatgaggcagcatCATTAGGCCGTTACCAGGTTTTTTTCTGAGGCATTATACAATGTTTGAAACTTCATTCTTTACTTCCAAACACTCGGGAGGCTATACATattgatagttccaagtgcattcatgttttgatgattgtcaaccGTTTTCGGTTCCAGATAGAGACTCGGTCCGTAATGCTTTCTCGTGCACCTTGAATTGTAGAGTAGAGAAAGAAGATAAAGCCGAGCCACTTGCTGCACACAAGTATCTTCCGTAAGTCTTCTTCGTGATTTAGGTCTAAGTGAAtaagtggtctctatccatcccacatgctcctactatatatacaacatgatgacaacatattgagtagacttgaaaGCCTAATCAAAATTGAGCAAATCTTTGCCGTCACAAGTTCTCTCAAGAATAAGTCACTTGCAAAACTGAAGAACCCGATCCAGACACAgatttagtctaagttctttatgTTGCTATAAGTATTTGTTCgtttgtgcttaaattgtaaacctactcttcttgtTTAGAAGCTGGTTGTAGGTGTCTTATATTCTCAAAGTGTGCTTGTTAGAAGTGTGTTTCcacaagcttttgagtggtacactaggctagagttagtctaggtgtattagtgatccttggctagagttagtcaagtgaagGTGCTTGCAATTGGAGCATTGCAAGTGAAAAGGGACTAcgggggttagttcctaggttgcataagtgttattgtaagggtgagggattatgggagttaattcctagcttacgatagagttgtaacctgaagttccttggttagtggagttgaaatcctattgggtaggttgtggtttttaatcccttgagcaaggagttttccacgctAAAATCGtgccttctttacttactgcattgcataagggaactggtacataACCGGGTCCCTCATATACTATTTGGTGAGCGCACGGCCTGCAACAAGGGTATCAGAGCTggtgctttctaaaaggttaacacctagaaagaatcTGTAAAATGGCAGCCCcacaaaatatggaaaaaggacAGTAATTCATCGGACAGTCATTCATCAGACCTTCCAAATTTAATGGAAAGTACTATGGGTAGTGGAAGACTAGGATGCACGATTTCATCATGGCTGAAGACTCAGAGCTATGAGATGTCATCTGTGATGGTCCCTACATTCCAGTTCACATAAGTGAAGACGATAAAGAGACCGCTGTCAAAACGAGAAAGGAATACAATGAAGCTAACAGAAAAAGGATTGAAAAAAACTATAAAGCCAAGAAGATTCTCGTGTGTGGAATAGGACCGGATGAGTACAATCGAGTCTCAGCTTGTTCATCAGCCAAAGAGATCTAGAAAGCTCTTCAAACTGCCCATGATGGAACAACtcaggttaaaaaaaaaactccaagaTTGACATGCTCACCATGGAGTACAAGATGTTCAAAATGAAATAGAGTGAATCCATTCATGAGATGCACACCAGATTCACCTCCATAATCATTGAGCTCCACTCTCTCAGAGAAGTCATCACAACCACCAAGCTGGTAAGAAAATTGCTTGATGTATAACCTAACTCCTGAGATAGCAAGGTAAATGCTATCTCTGAGGCCAAGGATGTCAGCAAATTGACAGTCAATTAGATTTGGGAAAATTAAGACTCATGAAATGAAGATGATCATGAAGAAGGCACAAAAGAATGAGGTGAAGAAGGAAAAGAGCCTAGTTCTCAAAACTGCAAGAGGAGGCTCCAGTAGAAACTTCAAGGGAAATGACTACTGCTGTCATATATGTGGGAAACCTGATCATTTCATGAAAGACTGTCCTCAAAACAAGCAGGACAGTTATGACAGGACTGCAAAGAGGAACCAGGTCCCCGACAGGAGTTTCAGAAGGAAAGAGGCCGCTGATGAGATTATGAAGCAAGCACTTGCAGCCTAGGGAGACTCCTCAATTGAGTCTGAGAGTGAAAATGACAAAGGGGAATTGTCCATGCTAGTAATTGATGATGGAACAACTGAGCATAAGTCAGACCTTGCACTCATGGCTGAATCTGACacggatgatg
Coding sequences within it:
- the LOC132058487 gene encoding LOW QUALITY PROTEIN: glucan 1,3-beta-glucosidase-like (The sequence of the model RefSeq protein was modified relative to this genomic sequence to represent the inferred CDS: deleted 1 base in 1 codon; substituted 1 base at 1 genomic stop codon) — translated: MKHILAFFCFSWLLFLLVTPSLGQPFKAVNLGAWLVSEGWMTPWLFDNIVNKDLLDGTQIQLKSTMLNQYVAAENGGGTNLLANRDNPSGWETFTLWRLNDTFFNLKVFNKXFVGKSNQGSNAVAVATTPGDTETFQIIRNGDDPSKVLLKASNDQFLQAKSGSSVTIDYQGSTDWSDQNPYIFKMTIVSSLSGEYQLTNGYGPDKAPQVMQNHWNTYIKEDDFIFMSQNGINAVRIPVGWWIKYDQTPPKPFVGGSLQALDNAFNWAEKHNIKVIIDLHAYSGSQNGNDHSATRDGSAEWGDSKIGETVEVIDFLTKRYANRPGLVAIELMNEPHAQYVPLNTLIKYYQAGYDAVRKYNSTAYVILSNRLGNAKNTELLSFAHGLPRSVIDVHYYNLYSDEFNQFNVQQNINYIYNQRASTLGEITQSNGPLTFVGEWVNEFANGTKSNQDYQNFGKAQLDVYGRATFGWAYWSYKCQYDHWSLRNMIEKGIINLK
- the LOC132057954 gene encoding uncharacterized protein LOC132057954 translates to MVSEFFLGGFQVFSENPEAAYIIEDLTSSGFEQGRGNGQAESTNKTVIQNLKKKLEDAKGPWSSKQPEVLWAYRATAKSITGETLFSLVYGAEELIMVEVGAYCLRYNWAQEQSNDEGMLVQLNLLEEHRDFAYVRMVAQK